Below is a window of Conger conger chromosome 16, fConCon1.1, whole genome shotgun sequence DNA.
ACttcattattcatatatttaattGTCTGAGCATATATTATTCATATACTACTGTCCTTCTGATATTCTAGGTGCTTCTATGGATGTTGCCTGATTCCATTCTGTGCGGACAGTCTGAAGGACGTGAAACACTTCTGCCCAAACTGCAGCAACTACCTGGGAGTCTACCGGCGCCTGTGAAACTCTCAGTGCACAGCTCTGGGCCATAGGGCTGGTCTGCATGTTGGTCTTTTGTTCCAACCGTAGttgtagttttctgacagctctagaaacTGTACTCTAGGCTATATCAGTCCTGTCCACAGTGAAGTCTTTAGGATAAACTCGCTGGTGCTGATACAAATGCCAGTTCAAGATAATGATTGAGCCAatcaaataattaagagcagaagttggcacaaaatcctgaaacggatcagacCTTGTCGTGCACCCCTGCCTTACAGTCAAGGACATTGGAAACTTCTAAAACTAAGCTCCTGTCAATGAAGATGGCATAACCGAGTGAACCGAAGATTAGATTCACTTTAAAATATACTGAATTCAAAATTGACTGGCATTTAATCGAATGTTATtgaatttatattttacatataaCTGGATGAAAATTATATCATTGGATGAGGATAATCTGTGGAAATGCTTAGGAAATTATACCATTCGctcacataaaaatacaaagccGAAACCACAAAGCCAGAGACTATTTTATGTAGACTGTTTAATGCTGGGATACTCAGTCTTTGCAGGAAAGGCTAGTGTGGGTGCAGACTTTTGTTCtaaccaataaaacaaaaatggtctCTAGCTTTGTGGTTTCGGCTTTGTAATTTTATGTGATTTGATATTtaaggaccttgattagtacaatcaggtgtgtaactgcttggttggaacaaaaggcTGCATCAACACCAACCCTTTCAGGGTATCCCTGGTTTAGTGTCTACATGATGAGGCCTTGTCCAAAGAAATTCTAGCTCTTTCCAAAACTATGTTCTCTGAAATTAGATGAGGAAATTCACAACATACAGGGtacatttaaagaaagaaatctAAACAAATTGCCTTAATTTAGAAATCgtacatttaaaatagtttataatagggatcatcaaatcatggtccttgTGGCCTGACAACgggctggttttccaccctccctttacctgggagtcaggtttGAAGACTAATTGAAACACTAATTGTTCAGCCTGGGCATGATTTACCAGGGAGAAAAGAGAACTAGGcctggatttgaggtccagatttgatgatcgctggtttattgttttataatgttttgaaaagtgtTAGATAAAGTTTATTTAGGCACCTTATAATTATGGAAGTAATATAAACTGTGAAGTTAAAGTGGTGCCCCTCCTCAAAATATGCAGCCATTTAGCAGATATGTTGAGTTGAAAAAGAACGGACTGATCCTATTCCAGTGTAATACCATTGTAACTATCGTATTGACGTGTATTGAGTGGCCGTGTAATGACATGGTTAATGTGCATGCCACTGGGGCATTTACCCTCATTCTAACCTGAAGTCCTCTGTTCCTCATATCCTAAACCCATCACAAAATTAACCAACACATCAACCCTGACCCTTTAAGCAATTACAAAACCCAAAAACCAAATGCCATAGCAGTTATTGTGCTTACTGACCATTAGGGTCTCATTATTATGGTTCAATGATGCAGGTCAGCCTGATACAAAGTGGGCCTTAAACATGGGATAAAGAAGGATGTTGGCTAAAAGTATATAAAACATCTGAGATGTGCAgctaaataatatggtgaagaGTTACTCAAATTCCTTTTGTCCCACTGGGgaagcatttttgttttataatttcACAAGGTAAATATTGTCCGCTATCCACATCCAACTAAGTTAGTAAGTCtaacaaaacaaactgaaataatttcACTGTTACTACTAACTAGTACTGAGGGTCAATGAATGGTAAAAACAttcagggccagtttcacagacaatgGTAGAACGCATTCCTAgtctaaattcaattttgaatagattctccatacaaaactcaattcagtccaagactaaatttaatctgtgtctgtgagaccgGCCCCAAATGTTTCCAAGAACTGCCTTTAAATGTTAATATAGTTCATGATTAAGTTTGTTTATATAGTTTGGGTCCATTTTTAACACCGTCTCCCATAGAACGGTGTGTCATTAATGTTCACTTTTTTATTCTTCACTTTTAACATGTCAGTGTAAAATGCAACTTTCttgcacacaaataaatataattttatagatgaatgttcttttattttgactTATGCAAGCAGCTGTGTTCTTCCTCAAATAGAAATACGGGGAGCCCCATCATTGCTAGAATATGGCAAGCTgagatgtaaaatacatttggaaATACTGACTTTGGCACACATTTCAAAAGCTCAAAACTTTGttcttaaatacaaaaaaatacactttattaatTTAAAGAAAGTTTACTATTCTGGGGCTGATTACAGGGTTTGCTGGAGGTCTTCCACTTCGAACTTCCACAGGTTCCTGTGAAGCGGATTGTCGGAGAGGTCTGCCATCTTAACCGCACGGAGAACTGGCTCCGGAGTGCAGGACTGCAGTATTCCCATGACCATTACGTATTTGCCTGGAGAAGAAGAAACCCTATGAAGTCATTTCACATGTGCATGATCCTATCCTAACGTAAACTGATCCTTTTCGTAGAATAAGCACACATGATCAATACTAAAGACTGAAAAGTGAAACTAGCTAACAGGCCCGTTAACTCACCAGAGAGGAGACAAGGTTTTCCCTTCGGGATGCTGTTAGTGCCCGTGACCACGAAAGTCCCGGTCTCGTCGATCAGCGTTACCGTAGTGTTGCGGTCTGATTTCACCTCCAACACAGTCCCCTGCatccacaccacagacacatcCCGTAGCGGACACGCATTCCGCTGCCCCAGCCTTTTAATTGTGCACTCAATCTTCCCGTTAGGTCCAGTATGTACTTTACTCTCTCTAAGCTGGCTAGAGAGAACTTTGATAGGAGGACGTTTTTTGTCGCCCGGAGATTTTGTGGGAACATCCATAAGACACTGAACTGTGTACAGCCCATATATCTGTCTATAGTACGGCCTAGGCGCCTTATTTTGTTAACTTCGACATCCGGTTTTGAGACGAGGCGCCTTGATAGTTTCGACCTATCACACATCAGGAAATATATAAACACCGCCCATTCTCGCAAGTTATACAACAAGATCGTATACAGTTGAAAGATGGGTACGCCTGCATTGGAAACTTGCGACGGTTCACAACCGACAACACATGGGTGAATACTGTATTATGTCCACGGGCCCACAGGATTTCGGTTGGATTGACGTCCGGTGCCTGAgattatcattttttaaattattattattattttttttattttttttatttagcacaaattttagtacaaatctgtgcaaggtgggagcgaagcccttacaggcttgtacagagctccacacctagCCAACACTTATTACATTTAGTACATTTAGCGGGCGaaataaaatgtagccaatccaaatccaacataggatgatacgagaaagaaaagaaaatagaatgtttaaggattaaacatcagttgatacgagaaagaagaaacagacttGCAGAACATTTTTACGGaactatttctgtgtggatgttgAGATACTGAATAGAGGCCACACATCTAATAAAGCAATTCTTTATTCGGCCAAGCAATTTGACTGATTTGTCTTATGTAGTATTTGCTGAAAATCGAAATACAAACCTGTCCATTTTCTCTGTAAAAgatgtttttaattgttatcATTCTTTATCAGAACTAGTTAGCAAATTCACACTCGCATGATATAATGCTACAAGCAGGACTGCCTGTATCATCAGCTGGACTGCTTAAATTGTATTGGTCGCAtgttcagtgtgctgtgtgtcggCTACCCTCTGTgtgtaaaacaaaaagcataTTCAGTGCATCTTgctgtgtatttatttcaaattacaCCTCCATCCTCATGCTAAATATAATACAAAATCATAACCATTATGTATGTCCCTGGCGCTGTAAACGGCAAAAAttatagttttctttttttatttgtttaattttatttacagcGATCAGATCTGAGCTGTGTTTGAATACTGCGACCAAAGAAGCGATGCATTCTGCCATCTGGTGGCAGTGTGAAGCTACTGCAAGGGATTTAACTCTACCGATTGAGATTCAGGGCAGAAATTGGCGTGTTATCAAGAGTTCATTGAACAGAAGTAAATAACAGTGCTGCATTGATTCATAGATTAGATACAGCCCTTTCACATGAAAGTGATAATCATCAATGGCTTGTTTCACCTTGTGTGCATCTATACTTGGTACATTTGAGTATAAATGACAGTACTATTATCTCCAATAAATATACTGCAAGTGATGTCAGAGTGATCGTGCTGGCGTGTTTGGACAGTACTATTCTTTAAAATTATCGGGTTACAGTCAGTGcaacatcagtcacagaaaTGGCACTGATAGACTCTGTGTAAGTCCATAGATATACATTATAAACTGTTTTTTATGGTTAAAACACCATAAGGATAATTTGTCATAGAAGTTAACAGTCATTTATCCTGCAATGCTTAATACATGGGAACAACTCCTGGAAATGACAGTTGAACAAATTCCAGTCTACAATACTTTAAGGCACAAGCAGTTCAGTTTCTAAATCACTATTGGAGAATTTAAATGTCTGGTTTCACAAGCATTTTCAGAACATACTGACAGGAACagtttattattcataataacaacaaaaacttCATTCATACGGCacttttcagagaatggtgctcaCAGTGCTTTCCAAAACAACAGACTCTCCAGCTTGAGCAGAATGCAGCCACACGCTTGACTAGGACAAACTATGATTGTATTACTCCAGTGCTAGCTTCTATCAAATATAGGGCAGATTTTAAAGCTCTGCATGGTCTTGTAGCTGCGTACATTACCAAACTGCTTTTACCTTATAAGCCCACAAGATCCCTCTTTTCTCAAGACGCAGGCTACCTGGGAGTCCCAAAGCTAGAGCTTTGTCATTCAGAGCCCTACTACTATGGAAGAGTAGGGTAAGAGTCAGACAGTCTCAGTACGTAAATTTAAAAATGTGCCTTTATGATTATAATCAATTATAACTTGGATCATTATAACTGTCTATATTCTAGCCTCCTTTTTCACAAATCATTGCTCATAATTTATCAAGTTGATAATATATACATAGATACATAGTTAGTGATTTACTGAGtaaacatttcattacaaaaaaaactgcaactGCTTGCAGCCTATCTGTTGTATAACACCAAGCCTCAATGCAAGGACTCAGGTTTGTGACGCAGAGAAAGAGGTAACTCAGGTTATCTTTGGTAGAAGACAgtgtaaaatacattaatttcaaCATTGAGATAAACATTGATTCCCCCTGTATCACTACCTGATCCTGAGGAGTGTGACTTGGATGTCGGGGTGGCAATGTGTGCAAAGCCGCTGGTGCATTCCAGACATAATTACGACTTGGTAGGAAACTCATGAACAGAAACATACATTTAAGAAGCCTATGATATGCTAAGTACTGAAAACAGGAATTTCCCATCATCAACATTAGTATATATTGCCAAAGACATGTCACCAGGAAGTGAATGCGTCAGATACTGCGCCAGGAAGGCTGAATGAGTGTTAAGGAGGTTTATTTATtacaagggcggcctgtagcgtagtggttaatgactgggacacgcaaggtcggtggttctaatcccggtgtagccacaataagatcgacacagccgttgggcccttgctcCTGCTCCATAAGCAAATATCTATACCTACATGAGATGTTTGTCTCTTCTGAAAAACGACAACACACAGTAAATGATTCAGCCAATAGAAAGTAGCCTAGGCTTATACAACAACAAATTCAAAAGAGAAACTGAAAGTTTCAAAACGATCGTCATCTTAAATACGGAGGGCAAAGAAGAAGGAGATATATAAATAGCCaaacactgaataaaataacaGATGGGGTAAGTAGCGTATTGTGGAGTGAATATGTAGCCTACCAGCGCAGTGAAGGGGTGCGGCTAGGAATTGGAGTCAGAAGCTATAATCGCAATAACAAGCCTAATTCAGTAAAACATTAACTAGACAATAACATGACGCGATTTAGGCAAGGTGTAAAAGCCTTTTCGAATGTCAAATTccggaacaaaaacaaaagacaattcaaaatatattttaacgtTTTACGTGTTTTTccatattttgtatgttttagtCGCTTGATGTTTAGAACCATTTTGCCTCATGATATATTACGGAAGTTACAGGCGCCCTTGTATAAGATAAACCGAACAGCCATTTTGAAGAACAGATAATGATTACTTATTGGTCGGGTGACTTTGTATCAGGAAAATGAGAACTGAGTTCTGACTCGGGTAAAGGTAAATAAGTGTAACGCGAGTGAACAAAATCAAGCGACGATTCAGCTGTTACATCCGTGGATTTAAGTTTAATGGATGCATTTGTTAATGCCGTAATACCGGTAGTAAATCATCCataaatattgaatataatacaaaatattattttggacCATACTCGAAATTTCTTTTTCAGACTTaactaattactctccagggacTGATTTATTTTCTGAGCTATACTGAAGAAGACAGGGATGCCAAAAATTGTGATCACATTACTTGGtatatattagacttattttgtagacttctaGTGCTGTAGCCTCTCCGCTCACAACGACTGgagtgctgctcactgtttcttgcaccattctttgcaaactctagagactagtgtgtgtgaaaatcccaggagatcagcagtttctgagatacttaaactaccctgtctgccaccaacaatcattccacagtcaaagtcacttagatcacttttccccattctgatggttgacgtgaacagTAACAGAAGCTCCTAACCTgtatacatgattgtatgcattacactgctgccacacaattagctgattagataattgcattaataaggtggtgtaataaagtaaaaaggttcctaataaagttatcggtgagtgtatatgcagaAAAATATCACTTTGGTTAATTCCATTGactcattaataaaatatattctgcaTATTGAACAAAAATATAGAGCTTAGCATGAGCATTATTACATAATACTTATTTACTAGTTAAGGATTttatgcttttaacctgtggaagaacccaTGCTCttttaagttgctttggattaaaagtgtctgccaaatgactaaaatgtaaattataatgtaatatactggTTCAAACGGTATGAAACGGTATCAATTTTTTGAAGTGACTGTACGTTTGTAGCGGCCCTTTCCCGATTGCTTCCTGTCAAAGCTACACTAtattctgtgtctctctctgcattagtgtgtgatcagtgtgttcTCATTTTGTGCGTTTACAGGTTAACTGATTTGGGTCAGAACCAGTGTGGTCTGATCTGGTCTGATGTGTTCCATTCTCCtgagatagggggcgctgtttatAAAATGAGTCTCTCAAAGGAGCCAGAACCCAAAGGTGGAACCCTCAGCACTGACAAAAAGAGGTATACATGCATTAATCACATATGTAATGTCAtgtgagttagagctgcagtAAGAGGATGAGCTTAAGAGGAGGTACCACAGATGAATATAGAAAAAGGGGAGGTACCACAGGTGAATCGGGGAAAATATAATTAGTATTATAACTAAGACACTTGCAAAATAtctcatgaataattaaaaagtaTACATCTGCATATTAGTTCAAACTTTCTGTAGATTAAGTTCATTGTTCTATGTCTGTCAAAATCCCCATGTATATAccagaaaattatattttttgtgtcCACATGAAATACTCCATAAAatagaaatgacaaaatatattttaaaaagccaatATTTTGGTGAGAAAGCACCAAGTGAAAGTAGTTATATCTATAAATGAAGTTggacatttttttccctttgtacAGGAAATATGACATTCAGAAAATGGctgtgaaagtttttttttttttgcttcgtATAACCTTTAAATATCTCGAAATTGGCCGATTGGCTGGCCAAAATCTCCCTTATCATCTGTGGTAGCTCCCATTCAtcggaagctctgtctccatgtgctgtgagttagagctgcagtAAGAGGGTGAGTTTCTGTCTCCTCGCTTTGTTCACAGGGTCTAGGTAGAAAGACCAGAGTCACCTGTACCCAGTGGTGTGTCAATGAAGAGTGAACTTTCAGTGGATCAACCAATCAACCTCACA
It encodes the following:
- the rmi2 gene encoding recQ-mediated genome instability protein 2 → MDVPTKSPGDKKRPPIKVLSSQLRESKVHTGPNGKIECTIKRLGQRNACPLRDVSVVWMQGTVLEVKSDRNTTVTLIDETGTFVVTGTNSIPKGKPCLLSGKYVMVMGILQSCTPEPVLRAVKMADLSDNPLHRNLWKFEVEDLQQTL